In Chloroflexia bacterium SDU3-3, the genomic stretch ACTTCCCCTACCAGGAGGGCGCGACCTTCGCCGCCACGCTCTACGCCAACGGCGGCCAGGCCGATGTCGAGCGCGCCTTCCGCAACCCGCCGCGCTCGACCGAGCAGGTGCTGCACCCCGAGAAGTACTACCAGGGCGATGAGCCGGTGGCGGTGACGCTGCCCGATCTAGGCCGTGTGCTCGGCTGGAAGGTGATGCACGAGGACACGCTCGGCGAGCTGACTCTGCGCATCTACCTTGAGCACCTGCTGCCGATCGATGAGGCCGTGCCCGCCGGCGAGGGCTGGGGCGGCGACCGCTACCAGGTGCTGCAGGGCGGCGCGGGTCAGCTCGCCCTGGCCATCCGCACCGCCTGGGATAGCCCACAGGAGGCTGCCGAGTTCGCCAGCACCTACGCCGACTTTGTGCAGGAGCTAGGCCAGGGCAGCGCCACCCAGCTGAGCGCCGCGCAGGGGCGGCAGCGCTGGCAGCTGAGCGGGCGGCAGATCTACCTGAGCCGCGCTGGCACGCAGGTGCTGGTGCTGCAGGCCCCCGACGCGGCCACGCTCGACACCCTGATCGCGCAGTTCCCCGGCCTCTAGGGCATAGCGAAGGGGCGCTAAGTGCGCCCCTTCATGCTTGATCCTCTGCTCACCACCTGGCCAGCCGCTAGAACCAGGCCCACACCCCGCTGGTGCGCTCAAGGTGCTGCCGGATGGCCGGGATCTCGCGCCGCAGCCGCTCGATCGAGTCGCAGTCCTGGTAGCGGTCGGCCATGCGCTGCTTCGACTTGCAGAAGGCCAGCTCGGTGATGCTGTAGTGCAGATGCCGCATGTGGCGGAACCGCACCACGCCGCCGCTCGATAGCGCCTGGATCTCGCGCCGCAGCCGCCGCACCGACGATGTGACCGCGCGGTAGTCCTCCAGATCGATCGTGCCCACCTGCACCTCGTCGCATAGCTCATTCTGCAGCCAGCGCAGCTCTTTGCGCCACGAGAGCACCGCCACCGCCAGCACCACCAGCACCCCGCACGACTGCACCAGCCACGAGAAGAACATGCCCGCCGCCAGGAATGCGGTCGTCAGGAAGTTGTGCGCCGCGTGGAACAGGATGGCCAGCAGCAGCCCGCCGAGGATCGTCAGAATCCGCAGCCTGGGGCTTCGCTCGTAGCGCACCGCGCCGAAGGCCAGCCCAACAATGCTGGTGAAGAAGCCGTGGTTGATGCCGAACAGCACGCTGCGCACCCAGAACAGGTTGCCCACATCGCCGTAGCTAAGAAAGTAGAGCGTGTTCTCGGTCATCGAGAAGCCGAAGCCGATCAGCGCGCCGTACACGATCCCATCCAGCGGGCCGTCGAACTCGCTGCGGGCCAGCAGAAATAGCCCGGCCAGCGCGATCGCCTTCAGCCCCTCTTCGATGGCGGGGGCCAGCCCCCAGTTAGCGGCGTTTGGCCCCAGCGGCGACTGCTCGATCGGGATGGAGAAGACCAGCTCGAAGAGCACGGCCAGCACGATCGCGGGGATGGCCCCCCAGAAAAAGGCGGCCAAGATCAGCATGATCGGCTCTTTCTCGTAGCGATCGAGCCACCAGATGATCAGGCTGTAGATGATGGTGGGGATAACAGCAGCAGAAATTGCGCCTACCATAGAGGTATATGTGTATAGCTGGGTGCGTCCACCCAGAACAGAGATAATACCTGACTATTATAGCATTACGCTACAATAGTCACTATTATGAACGAATGCTCATCAAGCTTTCGGGCCTGCTTGTCGCCTACTGGCAAAAGCGCGGCCCACTGAAGGAGATGCCATGCACCCTATGCAGCGCGAGTCGCCCTACCCTATGGTCGCCATCGAGCAGGCCCGGCAGATCATCCAGCAGCACACGCCGTCGCCTGCCGCCGAGGAGGTGGCCGCGCTGGCCGCCGATGGCCGCATCCTGGCCGAGGATGTGGTGGCAGCCGCACCCGTGCCCGACATGCCCAAGTCGGCGGTGGATGGCTACGCCCTGCGCGCCGCCGACGGGCTGGCCCCGCGCCGCGTGCTGGCCGAGATTACCGCCGGGGGGACGCAGGGCGCAAGCATTGGCCCCGGCGAGGCCGCGCGGATCATGACCGGCGCGCCGCTGCCCGCTGGTGCGGATGCCGTGGTGATGGTCGAGCAGACCAGCGAGGAGGGCGGCGTGGTGTCCATCCAGCACGCCCCGCAGCCCGGCCAGAGCGTGCACCCAGTGGGACAGGATATCGCCCAGGCCGCCCTGGTGCTGCCGCGCGGTGCGGCGATCGGCCCTGCCGAGGTGGGCCTGCTGGCCACGCTGGGGCGCACGCGCGTGCTGGCCTACCGCCGCCCGCGCGTGGCCGTGCTGGCCACCGGCGATGAGGTCTACGAGCCAGATACGGCCCCGCCGCCCGGGGGCATCCGCGACAGCAACCGCTACACCCTGATGGCCGCCGTGCGCGCCGCCGGTGCCGAGCCGATCTCGCTGGGCATCGCTCGCGACGACCGCGCGACGCAGCGCGCCGCCATCCTCGCTGGTCTGGCCCAGGCCGATGTGCTGCTCACCAGCGGCGGCGTCTCCATGGGCACCCACGATCTGATCAAGCCGCTGCTGGCCGAGCTGGGCACGGTCCACTTTGGCCGCGTGGCCTTCAAGCCGGGCAAGCCCACCATGTTTGCCACCGTCGGCGGCCAGCCGGTGTTTGGCCTGCCGGGCTACCCGGTCTCGTCGCTGGTGTCGTTCGAGGTGTTCGTGCGGCCCATGCTGCGCCGCATGCAGGGCGACCCCGTCCCCGGGCGCCCGCACGTCAGCGTGCTGCTGGCCGAACACATCCAGGCCTCGCCCGACCGCCCCGAGTACCAGCGCGCGGTTGTCAGCTTCGAGCAGGGCAGGCTGGTGGCCCGCTCCACCGGCGGGCAAGGCTCCAGCCGGCTGCTCTCCATGCGCGGCGCGAACGCCCTGCTGGTGGTGCCGCCACGCGATGGCGGCTACGCGCCCGGCCAGCAGCTGCTGGCCCTGCTCACCGGCCCGCTGGCCTGATGCCACGTGACACAGCGAGGGCCGCCCATTAGGGGCGGCCCTCGCTGCGCTGTCGTGCTGGCTGCTACTGGTCGCGCTTCCAGCTGGCCACGTTCCAGGTCAGCGGCGCAAAGGTGTCGGCCTGCGGCCCCTGTACGCCCTTGGCATTGGCCACCACCGCCACGCGCTGGAACAGCGGCAGCGCGGGCAGCTCCTGGGTCCACATCTGCTGCTGCTTCAAATAGAGCGCGGCGCGCTCCTCGGCCTGGATAGTGGTCGAGCCGCGCCGGATCGCCATATCGGCGTCGCGGAAGCACCACCCGGCGAAGTTCTCGCCCTGGAAGTTGTTCTCCTGCTTGGGCACCGCGTTGCAGCCCCACAGCGCCAGGCCGCTGGCGTGCAGGTCGGCCTTCCATCCATACAGCGCCAGCTCAAACTGCCGCTGGTAGAGCGGCCCGCCGGGGTCAAACAGGTCGGTGGCGCTCTGCTCGCTGATCTGCACATCCATACCGATCGCCCGCATATCGGCCTGGAAGCGCTTGGCGATGCCCTGGCGCAGCGGACTGTCCGAGGTGGTCAGCAGGGTCAGGGTCAGCGTGATACCGTCCTCTGACGAGCGGAGGCCATCGCCGTCCTCGTCGGTGTAGCCGGAGTCGGCTAGCAGCTGCTTGGCCTGCTCGGGGTCATAGTCGTAGCGCGTCAGCTGGTCGGCGGGCGCGGCCTCGGGCTGGAACGGCAGCACCCAGCTGTTCAGCACCTCGCTGTGGCCGCCCAGCAGATCCTCCACCATCTGCTTGCGGTTGGTGCCCAGCGCGATCGCCCGCCGCACGCGGATCTCCTGCAGCGTCGGCACATCTAGGTTGAAGTCGATATGCTCCCACGTGGGCGTCGCGGCGTAGCTGGTGCTGCCGCCGTGCTCGGCGGCGTCGGCGTCCAGCGCCTTTATATCGGCCTCAAGCGCGCGCTCCGATGCGATCACATCTAGGTTGCCGTTGGCGATATTCGCCCGCAGCAGGTCGATGCTGGGCGCGAACAGGATGTCGAGCTTGGGGTTGGCTGGCGCGCTGCCGAAGTAGTGCGGGTTCTGCACCATGCGGATGGCGCTTGGCTCGCGCTGCTCGATCTGGTACGGCCCATAGCCCACCGGCTGCTGCTCGTAGCGCCGCCACGCGTCCTCGCCCGCGCCATCCAGCAGGTGCTTGGGCAGCGGCGTCCAATAGCTGAACACATAGTCGGCCCCGGTGATATCCGGCCTCAGCACCGCCTGGGTGGTATGGGCATCCAGCGCGGTGTACGAGGCCGTCTGCGCGATCTGCGTCAGCAGGTCGGGGTTGCTGGCGGTCGCCTTGGCGTGCTCGTAGGCGAACACCGAGTCATCCGCCGTCACCGGCTGGCCATCCGACCAGGCCAGCTTGGGATTCCAGCGGTAGGTGATCACCAGCTGATCGACCTGCGTGATCACCTGGGTGGCCGTGGTGGTGATCGCGCCGCTCGCATCCAGGTACACATCGGCCTTGCGGATCTCGGCCCCGCCATCTTCCAGCGTGGGCACCTGCTCCAGCACGCCAGTGGTGGTGTAGCTGCCCTGATAGATCAGCACGGGCGAGGGGAAGAGCAGCTCGCTCACCGGCGCGGCCCGCCGCTGCTCGGTCGAGGAGGCCTGGTAGGGCGTCAGCAGGTCGGGCTGGTCGGTCATGCCCACCGTCCAGGTGGCCTTGCGCGCCGCCACCGCCTGCGCCTGGGTCGCGCTGGTGCCCACC encodes the following:
- a CDS encoding peptide ABC transporter substrate-binding protein encodes the protein MNRQTHFLRRLCLVVLGPALLAACQVEGGISQSATTAASDVQPVGTSATQAQAVAARKATWTVGMTDQPDLLTPYQASSTEQRRAAPVSELLFPSPVLIYQGSYTTTGVLEQVPTLEDGGAEIRKADVYLDASGAITTTATQVITQVDQLVITYRWNPKLAWSDGQPVTADDSVFAYEHAKATASNPDLLTQIAQTASYTALDAHTTQAVLRPDITGADYVFSYWTPLPKHLLDGAGEDAWRRYEQQPVGYGPYQIEQREPSAIRMVQNPHYFGSAPANPKLDILFAPSIDLLRANIANGNLDVIASERALEADIKALDADAAEHGGSTSYAATPTWEHIDFNLDVPTLQEIRVRRAIALGTNRKQMVEDLLGGHSEVLNSWVLPFQPEAAPADQLTRYDYDPEQAKQLLADSGYTDEDGDGLRSSEDGITLTLTLLTTSDSPLRQGIAKRFQADMRAIGMDVQISEQSATDLFDPGGPLYQRQFELALYGWKADLHASGLALWGCNAVPKQENNFQGENFAGWCFRDADMAIRRGSTTIQAEERAALYLKQQQMWTQELPALPLFQRVAVVANAKGVQGPQADTFAPLTWNVASWKRDQ
- a CDS encoding PrsW family intramembrane metalloprotease; this translates as MVGAISAAVIPTIIYSLIIWWLDRYEKEPIMLILAAFFWGAIPAIVLAVLFELVFSIPIEQSPLGPNAANWGLAPAIEEGLKAIALAGLFLLARSEFDGPLDGIVYGALIGFGFSMTENTLYFLSYGDVGNLFWVRSVLFGINHGFFTSIVGLAFGAVRYERSPRLRILTILGGLLLAILFHAAHNFLTTAFLAAGMFFSWLVQSCGVLVVLAVAVLSWRKELRWLQNELCDEVQVGTIDLEDYRAVTSSVRRLRREIQALSSGGVVRFRHMRHLHYSITELAFCKSKQRMADRYQDCDSIERLRREIPAIRQHLERTSGVWAWF
- a CDS encoding molybdopterin molybdotransferase MoeA is translated as MHPMQRESPYPMVAIEQARQIIQQHTPSPAAEEVAALAADGRILAEDVVAAAPVPDMPKSAVDGYALRAADGLAPRRVLAEITAGGTQGASIGPGEAARIMTGAPLPAGADAVVMVEQTSEEGGVVSIQHAPQPGQSVHPVGQDIAQAALVLPRGAAIGPAEVGLLATLGRTRVLAYRRPRVAVLATGDEVYEPDTAPPPGGIRDSNRYTLMAAVRAAGAEPISLGIARDDRATQRAAILAGLAQADVLLTSGGVSMGTHDLIKPLLAELGTVHFGRVAFKPGKPTMFATVGGQPVFGLPGYPVSSLVSFEVFVRPMLRRMQGDPVPGRPHVSVLLAEHIQASPDRPEYQRAVVSFEQGRLVARSTGGQGSSRLLSMRGANALLVVPPRDGGYAPGQQLLALLTGPLA